From Leifsonia sp. fls2-241-R2A-40a, one genomic window encodes:
- a CDS encoding LysR family transcriptional regulator gives MRIDEIAHFRALAAEGHPALAAETLGVSQSTLTRSLARLEQEMGVELFDRRRGHLELNQYGEILLAHAVRAESELENARARIEALRDPSGGIVSVAYVSSFGGWLIPRVISEYRGLFPDIRFVLRGGTADTVLDALRDGAADLAFLSPDPRDPEIEWEPLTAEKLVLGVPEGHPLAGQDAVSVPDLEPYDLVALRTGSGLRHIADAYFSAHGVVMNPVIEVTELSTLRGLVRDGVGVALIPDTPAEPGIVAVPLRDEATRIIGLARNRARSQSAAAAQFARFVREELDSLG, from the coding sequence ATGCGGATCGACGAGATCGCCCACTTCCGGGCCCTGGCCGCCGAGGGCCATCCCGCCCTCGCCGCCGAGACCCTCGGCGTCTCACAGTCGACCCTCACCCGCTCTCTCGCGCGGCTGGAGCAGGAGATGGGCGTCGAGCTGTTCGACCGCCGGCGCGGCCACCTCGAGCTGAACCAGTACGGCGAGATCCTGCTGGCCCACGCCGTCCGCGCCGAGTCGGAACTGGAGAACGCCCGCGCTCGCATCGAGGCGCTGCGCGACCCGTCGGGCGGGATCGTGTCCGTGGCGTACGTCTCGTCGTTCGGCGGCTGGCTCATCCCCCGCGTCATCAGCGAGTACCGCGGGCTCTTCCCCGACATCCGGTTCGTGCTCCGCGGCGGCACGGCGGACACGGTCCTGGATGCGCTCCGCGACGGTGCGGCCGACCTGGCGTTCCTGAGTCCCGACCCGCGCGACCCCGAGATCGAGTGGGAGCCCCTGACCGCGGAGAAGCTGGTCCTCGGAGTGCCGGAGGGGCATCCACTGGCCGGCCAGGATGCGGTGAGCGTTCCCGACCTGGAGCCGTACGACCTCGTCGCCCTGCGCACCGGCTCGGGCCTGCGTCACATCGCGGACGCCTACTTCTCAGCGCACGGCGTCGTCATGAACCCCGTCATCGAGGTCACCGAGCTCTCCACCCTGCGCGGCCTGGTGCGCGACGGCGTCGGGGTCGCTCTCATCCCCGACACCCCTGCCGAGCCGGGCATCGTCGCCGTACCGCTGCGCGACGAGGCGACGCGCATCATCGGGCTCGCCCGCAACCGCGCCCGTTCGCAGTCGGCCGCCGCCGCCCAGTTCGCACGCTTCGTCCGCGAGGAACTCGACTCGCTGGGGTGA